One segment of Mycolicibacterium neworleansense DNA contains the following:
- a CDS encoding molybdopterin-dependent oxidoreductase codes for MTVDQWQPTACILCECNCGIVVQTEGRSITKIRGDKDHPASQGYTCNKALRLDHYQSNANRLTSPLRRRADGSYEEIDWDTAISEIAAGFMAIRDSHGGDKIFYYGGGGQGNHLGGAYSGAFLKAIGSRYRSNALAQEKTGEAWVDAHLYGGHTRGEFEYAEVSVFVGKNPWMSQSFPRARVVLNEIAKDPDRAMVVIDPVVTDTAKLADFHLRVRPGTDAWCLAAMAAVLVQENLCDEGFLAAHVNGVEPVREVLRQVPISDYAERCGVDETLLRQAVRRIAAAGSVAVFEDLGIQQAPNSTLCSYLNKMLWILTGNFAKRGGQHLHSSFAPLFGSGGVGRSPVTGAPVIAGLVPSNVVPQEILTDHPDRFRAMIVESSNPAHSVADSSAVRTALESLELLVVIDVAMTETARLAHYVLPAANQFEKPEATFFNLEFPHNNFHLRHPLFDPLPGTLPEPEIWARLVRAIGAVDDAELQPLRRAAREGLDAYAAAFLAAVGANPALGRVLPYVLYETLGPVLPDGLAGAAALWGLAQKTAMTYPEAMRRAGHDDGNALFEAVLAGRSGLTFTVHEYADDFALIGHADHKIALDMPEMLEAVRALPAKPSALTTAEFPMVLSAGERRAYTANDIIRDPGWRKRDANGALRISAHDAEAIGLGDGDRARITTASGSAEATVEISDAMLPGHISLPNGFGLDYTDSDGQAVVPGVAPNELTSSQWRDEYAGTPWHKHVPARVDRIPVDSLPA; via the coding sequence ATGACGGTCGACCAGTGGCAGCCCACCGCCTGCATCCTGTGCGAGTGCAACTGCGGCATCGTGGTCCAGACCGAGGGCCGGTCGATCACCAAGATCCGCGGCGACAAGGATCACCCGGCATCGCAGGGCTACACGTGCAACAAGGCACTGCGGCTCGACCACTATCAGAGCAACGCGAACCGCCTGACCTCGCCGCTGCGGCGTCGCGCCGACGGCAGCTACGAGGAGATCGACTGGGATACTGCCATTTCCGAGATCGCGGCGGGATTCATGGCCATCAGGGACAGTCACGGCGGAGACAAGATCTTCTACTACGGCGGCGGTGGCCAGGGCAACCATCTGGGCGGTGCCTACAGCGGTGCGTTCCTCAAGGCGATCGGGTCGCGGTACCGGTCAAATGCCCTGGCGCAGGAGAAGACCGGTGAGGCGTGGGTCGACGCGCACCTCTACGGCGGCCACACCCGCGGCGAGTTCGAGTACGCCGAGGTCTCGGTGTTCGTGGGCAAGAACCCGTGGATGTCGCAGAGTTTCCCCCGGGCCCGGGTGGTCCTCAACGAAATCGCCAAGGATCCGGACCGCGCGATGGTCGTCATCGACCCCGTGGTCACCGACACCGCCAAGCTCGCCGACTTCCATCTGCGCGTCCGGCCGGGCACCGATGCCTGGTGCCTGGCGGCGATGGCCGCGGTGCTCGTGCAGGAAAACCTCTGCGACGAGGGATTTCTGGCCGCCCACGTCAACGGTGTGGAGCCGGTCCGGGAAGTGCTTCGGCAGGTGCCGATCAGCGACTACGCCGAGCGGTGCGGCGTCGACGAAACCCTGCTGCGCCAGGCCGTGCGCCGCATCGCCGCGGCCGGCAGCGTGGCGGTGTTCGAAGACCTCGGCATCCAGCAGGCCCCCAACAGCACACTGTGTTCGTATCTGAACAAGATGCTGTGGATCCTCACCGGGAACTTCGCCAAACGCGGTGGGCAGCACCTTCATTCGTCGTTCGCACCGCTGTTCGGCTCGGGCGGGGTGGGCCGCAGCCCCGTGACGGGCGCTCCGGTGATCGCGGGTCTCGTGCCGTCGAACGTCGTGCCGCAGGAAATCCTCACCGACCATCCCGACCGGTTCCGGGCGATGATCGTCGAGAGCAGCAACCCGGCCCACTCGGTGGCCGATTCGTCGGCGGTGCGTACCGCACTCGAATCGCTGGAGCTCCTGGTGGTGATCGACGTCGCGATGACCGAGACCGCACGCTTGGCGCACTATGTGCTGCCCGCGGCCAACCAGTTCGAGAAGCCCGAGGCGACGTTCTTCAACCTGGAATTCCCGCACAACAACTTTCACCTGCGCCACCCGTTGTTCGATCCGCTGCCCGGAACCCTGCCCGAGCCGGAGATCTGGGCTCGCCTGGTGCGTGCCATCGGTGCGGTCGACGATGCCGAGCTGCAGCCGCTGCGACGCGCGGCCCGCGAAGGACTGGATGCCTATGCCGCGGCGTTCCTGGCCGCGGTGGGCGCCAACCCGGCGTTGGGCCGGGTGTTGCCCTACGTGCTCTACGAGACGCTCGGGCCGGTCTTGCCGGACGGCCTGGCGGGGGCGGCCGCACTGTGGGGCCTGGCCCAGAAGACTGCGATGACCTATCCCGAGGCGATGCGCCGCGCCGGGCACGACGACGGCAACGCCTTGTTCGAGGCGGTCCTGGCCGGCCGGTCCGGGCTGACGTTCACGGTGCACGAGTATGCGGACGACTTCGCCCTGATCGGCCACGCCGACCACAAGATCGCGTTGGACATGCCCGAGATGCTCGAGGCTGTGCGGGCGCTGCCGGCCAAGCCGTCGGCGCTGACCACGGCTGAGTTCCCGATGGTGCTCTCGGCCGGGGAGCGGCGCGCCTACACCGCCAATGACATCATCCGGGACCCCGGCTGGCGCAAGCGAGACGCCAACGGCGCCTTGCGGATCAGCGCCCACGACGCCGAGGCGATCGGGCTGGGTGACGGCGACCGGGCCAGGATCACCACGGCGTCGGGCAGCGCGGAGGCCACCGTGGAGATCAGCGACGCGATGCTGCCCGGGCACATCTCGCTGCCCAACGGGTTCGGCCTCGACTACACCGACAGCGACGGACAGGCCGTCGTCCCCGGCGTCGCACCCAATGAGCTCACGTCATCACAATGGCGCGACGAGTACGCGGGCACCCCATGGCACAAGCATGTGCCGGCCCGGGTCGACCGCATTCCGGTCGACAGCCTGCCGGCCTGA
- a CDS encoding TetR/AcrR family transcriptional regulator, translating into MTSPRERMVASAALLIRERGAHPTAIADVLAHSGAPRGSAYHYFPGGRTQLLCEAIDYASDQVAARIDKADSAMTLLDAMVAGFRKQLSATGFRAGCPIVAVAVEAGESGATETGALDRAGAAFTRWTGQITRRLQDDGIPAERAEELAMLIMTAIEGAVVVARATRDVKPLDLIHRQLRAQLTSETS; encoded by the coding sequence GTGACCAGTCCCCGCGAGCGCATGGTGGCCTCCGCCGCGCTGCTGATCCGGGAGCGCGGCGCGCACCCGACCGCGATCGCCGACGTACTGGCCCACAGCGGCGCACCCCGCGGTTCGGCGTATCACTATTTCCCCGGCGGACGCACCCAGCTGCTCTGCGAAGCCATCGACTATGCGAGTGACCAGGTGGCCGCCCGGATCGACAAGGCCGACAGTGCCATGACCTTGCTCGACGCCATGGTGGCCGGTTTTCGTAAACAACTGTCCGCCACCGGCTTCCGGGCCGGCTGCCCGATCGTTGCGGTTGCCGTCGAAGCGGGAGAATCCGGTGCGACCGAAACCGGGGCGCTCGACCGCGCCGGGGCGGCCTTCACCCGCTGGACCGGGCAGATCACCCGACGGTTGCAGGACGACGGGATTCCCGCCGAGCGCGCCGAGGAACTGGCGATGCTGATCATGACCGCGATCGAAGGCGCGGTGGTGGTGGCCCGGGCGACCCGCGACGTCAAACCGCTCGACCTGATCCACCGTCAGCTGCGTGCGCAACTGACGTCCGAAACCTCCTGA